Part of the Vibrio celticus genome, ATCAATACCCGCTTTTTCGAATACGTCGGTACGGTAATACATAACACCTGGACCAAGATCGACAGGGATGCCGTACATGTCGCCGTCAGCGCCTTTACCTTGCGCCCATGCGTAAGGTGCGAATCGTTCTTCGTATTTATCTGCACCGTAGTTTTCAGACAGGTTAACTAGACCACCAGAGCCAACGAATGGACCAATTTTCTCAACGTCGACAACAATCACATCACCTGCACCAGAACCCGTTGCAAGGTTCGTTGTCAGTTTCGTGTGGTGGTCACCATGGTTGTTCATAAGGTAATCAACTTTAATCCCTGTCTTCTTTTCGAAATCAGGCAGTAACACCTTCAAGCTGCTATCGAAATCAGGGAAGCCGTCGAAACGAATCTCTTTGTCAGCCGCATTCACAGCTGTTGTACCTAATCCTAAAGCAACCGCGCATGAAAGCGCCAAGGTCTTAAATTTCATGTTCTATCCTTAATATTTTTATAGGGTAACTGGTAAATCCGATACCGAGTTTCTAGTGACCAACGTCGGCAGCAATTTAAAGTTCACGTCATGTTTGATTTTTTTTAGCTTCTGTAGAGTGAGCTGTACTGCTTCAACGCTCATCTCTTCAATAGGGAAATTAATGGTGGTCAAACTAGGGGTCAGATAACGCGCGAAGATGGTGTTATCGAAGCCCACCAGTGATACATCTTTCGGAACTGACAGTCCCTCTTGATGCAACACCTCAAAGGCGCCGAATGCCATGTGATCATTCGAAGCAAATACTGCTGTGAAATGACACTTACGATTCATCAGCTTTTTCATAGCGCTGATGCCCGTCTCTTCAGTAAAGCCCGCTTCCGAGACTAATGCTTCATCGTATGGCACACCCGCTTCTTCCAAGGCCTTTCGATACCCCTGCAAACGCCCCCTAGCATCTGCTTTATCTAAAGGCCCGGTAATACACGCGATATCTGTATGTCCCTTTTGCAAAAGATACTGAGTA contains:
- a CDS encoding LacI family DNA-binding transcriptional regulator: MATIKHVSEHAGVSQATVSRVINGTSRVSHDKKLKVEKAIKELGYRPNSIAQALASSRTGSVGVVVPELGGSFYSGILHCIEENLRRFGYHAVVTAGSNTEQGQRESVEFLLGRRVDALILHTQLLSDDYLIELEEQGTPVVLINRFIPEMAMSCIDIDNEVGGLLATQYLLQKGHTDIACITGPLDKADARGRLQGYRKALEEAGVPYDEALVSEAGFTEETGISAMKKLMNRKCHFTAVFASNDHMAFGAFEVLHQEGLSVPKDVSLVGFDNTIFARYLTPSLTTINFPIEEMSVEAVQLTLQKLKKIKHDVNFKLLPTLVTRNSVSDLPVTL